A segment of the Atribacteraceae bacterium genome:
TCATGATCGATGAAGGCTGTCACCATGCCTTTATGAGCGGAAGCGGAAGTACGCTGGTCGGCGTGGCTGGAAACGATGAACAAGCTCAGGAAATCGCAGAGAGCTTGCGTAATAGAGGTTTTCAAGCGCTACCGGTCTCCACTCGCCTGCCCGAAAGCGAACCGAAAAACACCATCGATTGAAAAAGGGGACAATTTATATGCCTGATGCGATCATTTTGGCCGGAGAGGGAGAAGAACAAGAAAATATTACAAAATTCGGGGTGGGCAACCGTGCTCTACTTGTTATTCAGGAACAGTTTATGGTAGAGTATGTGATAGAAGCCCTCAAAGCTGTATCCTCAATCGAGCGGATCGTTGTCGTGGGACCGGTCAAGGAGTTCAAAACCAGAATCGGCGCGCTGGTCGAAGACGTTGTCCCTCCTGGTTATACCCCTTTCGAGAGCACTCTGAATGGTCTCAAACGTTTACAGACTCAGGAAAACGTTTTAGTCCTGACCAGCGATATTCCGTTGGTCAAAGGTGAAATGATTGAAGACTTCCTTTTCCGCTGCGAAAAAACCCGGGCAGATTTTTACTACCCGATTGTTCGAAAAGAGGTCTATCAAAAAAAGTTCTCCCGGACAAAGAGAACGTTCGTTTGCCTGAAGGAAGGGTGCTTTAGTGGAGGAAACCTTTTCTTAATTAATCCTTCCGTCGTGGAAAGACGAAAGGATTGGATCATGCGGGTCATTCGTACGAGGAAAAGCCCCCTGGCCATTGCCCGTCTCTTGGGAATCGTTGTCATATTGAAATACCTTCTGAAGCGGCTGAGCGTGAAAAACATAGAAAAACGGGTGGAAAATATCCTGGGAATGAAGGGCTTAGCCATAATTACTCCCTACCCGGAGATGGGTTTTGATGTCGATTTACCGGAGCATGTAGATCTAGCCAAGCGTTTTTTGAAAAATTAATGAACAGGAGGAGGTTGCATTGATCAACGATAATAACCAAGTAGAAATCTATCCTGAAGAAAAGGAAGGTGAAAGAAGGAAAACGGAACTTCAGTATTCCCTGGCCGACCTGAAAAGCAAGACAAATACTGAGCTCAACGATATTTCCCAGCGGTTGGGTATCACCTCGTCCAGTCGGAAGCGAAAAAACGAGTTGATTTATGAGATATTGAGAAAAGCGACTGAATCAAAGGGGTATATTTTCAGCGAAGGTGTTTTGGAAATCACGACGGACGGTTACGGTTTTTTACGGACGTCTGATGATTTTACCCCCTGCGAGAACGACGTTTACGTTTCTCCTTCCCAAATCAAACGATTCGCCCTCTCAAGCGGTGACAAAGTCGCTGGACAGATCCGCCCCCCAAAGGAAGGAGAACGCTACTATGCCCTCCTGAGAATCGAGGCTATCAATGACGAGGATCCGGAACAGGCAAAAAAGCGACCGTTGTTCGAAAATCTGACACCGATCTTTCCCAATGAACAATTCATCCTGGAAACTATATCCGATGAAATATCCACCCGAATCATCGATATTTTCTCTCCCTTGGGAATGGGTCAGCGCGGTCTGATCGTTTCTCCGCCCAAAGCCGGAAAAACTATTCTTTTGGAAAAAATCGCCAACGGGATTACTCACAACCATCCCGAAGCAGTCTTGATTGTACTCCTGGTCGATGAACGACCGGAAGAAGTGACCCATATGGAACGTTCGGTCAGGGGCAGCGTGATCGCCTCCACCTTTGACCAGAAACCGGACAACCACATCCGGGTAGCCGATTTGACCTTGGAGCGCGCGAAACGGCTGGTGGAGGAAGGTAAGGATGTCGTGATCCTTCTGGACAGTATCACCCGTTTAGCCCGGGCGAACAACCTCGTAGTTCCGAATACCGGAAAGACCCTATCGGGGGGCATAGATTCTTCTGCTTTGCACTGGCCGAAGCGCTTTTTCGGAGCCGCCCGGAATATCGAAGAAGGAGGAAGTCTGACTATTTTGGCTACAGCTTTGATCGATACCGGTTCCCGCATGGACGAAGTCATCTATGAGGAGTTTAAGGGAACGGGCAATATGGAGCTTCATCTCAGTCGGGCCCTGTCCGAAATCAGGATTTTTCCGGCTATTGATATCCACCGCTCCGGAACTCGCCGTGAGGAGTTATTACTGAAAAAGGAAGACCTCGATCGGATCTGGATGCTCAGGAAGCTACTGGCTAACGTCGAACCTCAGGAAGGGGTTCAGATGGTCATCGACCGCATGCGCAACACCAAATCCAACCGTGAGTTCTTCAAAGCTATCGATCAGGTCATCAGGACCTCCCGCTGATTTTGACAGGGGAAGTGTTCTGTGCTATAATGCGCCGCGCTTGAAATCGCTCAAAGAGGTGACAACCACGATGAAATCCGGAATTCATCCCGTTTATCAGGAAACCAAGATCAGCTGTGCCTGTGGGAATACCTTTACTACGAAATCCACCAAGTCCCCGGAAATCAAGATAGAGATCTGTGCTCAATGCCACCCGTTTTTTACCGGGCAAAAGAGACTTTTGGATACCACGGGACGAGTGGAAAAATTCCGAGCCAAATACGGGGACAATTACTGATCACCAAGTCCCGGTGCCCCTGAAGCATAACTCCGGGAGGAGGACAGACGCCAGCTATGAATGTGACTCTGATCGCTCACACCCCGGATCCGGAAAATATTATTGCCCAAGCGGCTCGCACCTGTTACGGCACCGCCGCAAAAGCGTCACTCGGGAAAATGGCGCAACAGCGGCTAATCAGGGAATTGGTCAAAAGAGGCCATGAATCAGTTCTGGAACACGCCTGTTTCACTTTTTCTGTGGAGGGAATCTCCCGGACTGCTTCTCATCAACTGGTCAGACACCGGCTGGCATCTTTTTCTCAGCAAAGCCAGCGTTATGTCCGCCTTGACCCTCCAGCGTTCATTATGCCCTCGAGCATAACGCTAGATCCTCAAGCTTCAGCGTTGTTTAGCGAGGCCTGCCAGACGTTGACCAATACATACCAGAAGCTGATCGGCCTGAATATTCCCCGGGAAGATGCCCGCCTTATCCTGCCCCAGGCGGTGACCACCAGTTTGGTGATGACGGTCAACGCCCGCGAGCTTTTACACATCTTTCGCGTGCGATTATGCCGGCGTGCGCAATGGGAAATCCAGGAAGTGTGTCTACTCATTCTCGAAATAGTCGAAAAACTGGCCCCTGCCGTCTTTCAGGAAGCGGGCCCTCCTTGCGTGCATGGTCCGTGTCCGGAAGGAGAGAAGGGGTGTCGTCACCCCTGGATCAGGAGGTTGTCATGAACCGCAAACCCTGCCCCAATGTTGGCGGTCAGGCGGTGATCGAAGGGGTCATGATGCGCAGCCCCTGGCGGATTGCTATATCCGTACGCCGCCCGAACGGTGAAATTATTACCAGTGTCAAAGACCAGATTCCCCTCGTCAAAAAACACAAGTTGCTTGGACTTCCCATCATCCGTGGCGTGGTCAACCTCGTCGATTCCCTCGTGATTGGCTTCCGGGCCTTATCCTATTCGGCGACGATGGCTCTGGAAGAGGAGAACGAGAAAATGTCGGGAACGGACATGACCCTGGCTATGCTTCTGGCTTTCGGCTTGTTCGTCGGCTTGTTCATAGTCCTGCCGGCATTTCTGACCGGCTTGGTCGGCAACCGGATACAGTCATTGGTATTGTTCAACCTTTTGGAGGGGCTGATCCGGATTGGCATCTTTATCCTGTATTTGTTGTTCATGTCCTTGCTCAAAGATATCCGCAGGGTTTTCGAATATCACGGAGCAGAGCACAAAACGATCTATTCGTTCGAAAACGGTGACGAGGTTACGCTGGATTCCGTCCGGAACTACCAGACCGCCCATCCCCGCTGTGGGACAAACTGGTTGATCGTGGTCATGGTGATCAGTATTTTCATATTTTCCCTTTTGGGACGGCCGGGGCTTATTATGAGAGTCGTTTCCCGGATCATCGTCATTCCCCTGGTGGCGGGGCTGGCCTACGAAGTGATCAAACTTCTTGCCCGCCATCAAAATAATGCTTTTGCTTATGTGTTGGCTCTTCCCGGACTTCTCCTTCAAAAAATCACTACGAAGGAACCCGATGAAAAACAACTTGAAGTCGCGATGACCGCCCTGCGGGAAAGCGTGCAGGGGAAATGTGATCATGTGGAGAGCTAAAGTCGAAGAAATGCTTGAACGGTACCGGGGTCTGTCCAAAGAGATGGTCGATCCGGAGGTGGCGTTTGAATTCCATAGATACCAGAGAACGGCCCGGGCTTTGTCTGAGTTGGAAGCGGTTGTCCAAGCCTATGAGCAATACCAGTTCATAGAAGGGAAATTGACCGAAGACAAAAACCTTCTTAAATCGGAAAATGATCCCGATTTGCGGATGCTCCTGGAAGAGGAAATCACAGTGTTGTCTAAACAACTCCAAGATGCAGAAGAAGGAATCAAAGAACTCCTCGTTCCCCGGGATCAGCGGGATGACAAAGACATTCTGGTGGAAATCCGGGCCGGAACCGGAGGTGAGGAAGCCGGTCTTTTCTCCGGAGACCTTTTCCGCATGTATTCGCGATACGCGGAAAGCAAAGGTTGGAAGGTCGAATTAATGAGTTCGAATCCGACTGAACTGGGTGGGTTCAAAGAAGCTATTTTCGCTGTGGAGGGAAAAGGGGCCTTCAGTCGCTTTAAATATGAAAGCGGCGCTCACCGGGTCCAACGAGTACCGCTTACCGAAGCCGGGGGGCGGATTCACACCTCGACGGCAACGGTGGCGGTGCTAGCCGAAGCGGATGAAGTAGCGGCGGATATCAAGGCCGAGGACGTCCGGTTTGATGTTTACCGGTCATCCGGACCGGGCGGTCAAAGTGTCAATACTACCGATTCCGCTGTTCGGGTAACTCATGTGCCATCCGGACTGGTGGTGACCTGCCAGGACGAGAAGTCTCAGCATAAGAATAAAGCCAAGGCGCTTCGTATCCTCCGAGCCCGCCTTCAGGATCTGGAGCTCAAAAAACAAAAAGACGAAATTGATCGTGAGCGAAAAATTCAGATCGGGACCGGAGAGCGAAGTGAACGGATCCGCACCTATAACTTTCCTCAGAACCGGGTTACCGATCACCGGATCAACCTTACTTTGTACCGTTTGGAAGCTGTCCTGGAAGGGGATCTCGATGAGATTATCGACTCCCTGGCCAACGAAGAAAAACTGCGGGCACTGGCGCGAGTGATGTAAATGAAACAGTTGGTGCGGGACGCCTGGCGCTCGGGGGTCCGCTTACTGAAGGAGTGTGGAATTCCTCACCCTTCCCGGGAAACCCGCTGGCTTTTATCCGCAATCTTAAACATCGAACCGACACGGCTCCACCTCTATTGGGATCAACCCTTTAGCTCCGAATCCGGCCAAGTCTTCAAACGAATGTTGACCGGGCGAAGCAGGGGCATCCCTTTACAGTATGTAATTGGGACATGGGAATTCATGTCCTGTCCCCTAAGTGTTCGGGAAGGGGTATTTATCCCCCGCTTAGACACTGAGTCCTGGGTTGAAGAAGTTATCAGTTGGGCGCAAAGCGCGCCTTCTCGGGGAAAAGTCCGATTGCTTGATCTATGCTGCGGTTCCGGGACGATTGCCTGTGCTTGTGCTTTCTGGATACCCCGGTTGATGGCCTTGGGGGTGGATATCTCGGAAGAGGCCATCCGGCTGGCCCGACAAAATGCCCGTCAACTGGGTATCGAAGCCAGAACCCAATTTTTGGTTTCAGACCTTTTTGAAGTGTTTCGAAACCAACGCCGGGCCAGCTTCGATCTTGTACTCAGTAATCCGCCGTATATTCGCGAAGATGAATGGGAAACCCTTCCCGACGGAGTCCGATTCTATGAACCGAAACAGGCTTTGATCGGCGGGCCGGACGGCCTGGAAGTCATCAGGAGAATCCTTGATGAAGGGCGGGATTTTTTAGAAAAAGATGGTATCATGGTGATTGAGCATGCCCCTGGCCAGGCGGTGATGCTCCAGGAGATGCTGAGCCAGGATCTGGTTCTCGAATTTCGACGAACGATAACCGACTTAACCGGGCAACCCCGGGCAACGATGATCGGGCATCGGGAAATACGGAAAGGAGCTGCGGCAGGTGAGGCGTCCGGAATGGGATGAATATTTTATGGCCATTGCCCAGTTGGTGAGCAGCCGCTCCACCTGTGTTCGCCGGCAGGTGGGATCGGTCCTAGTCAAGGACAAGCGGATCCTGGCGACCGGTTACAACGGGGCGCCGGCGTTGCTTTCCCACTGTACCGCGGAAACCTGTCTGCGTTCCATGGATAACGTGCCCTCCGGAGTCCGCCAGGAATTGTGCCGGGGGCTTCATGCTGAACAAAACGTCATCATTCAGGCGGCGCTCCATGGAGTGGGTACCCGGGGTGCGATCCTGTACTGTACGCATAAACCCTGTGTTTTATGCGCCAAAATGATCATCAATTCTGGCGTCATCCGGATCGTTTACCAGAACTCTTATCCGGATCCTTTTGGTGACTCTCTTTTGAGTGAAG
Coding sequences within it:
- a CDS encoding nucleotidyltransferase family protein translates to MPDAIILAGEGEEQENITKFGVGNRALLVIQEQFMVEYVIEALKAVSSIERIVVVGPVKEFKTRIGALVEDVVPPGYTPFESTLNGLKRLQTQENVLVLTSDIPLVKGEMIEDFLFRCEKTRADFYYPIVRKEVYQKKFSRTKRTFVCLKEGCFSGGNLFLINPSVVERRKDWIMRVIRTRKSPLAIARLLGIVVILKYLLKRLSVKNIEKRVENILGMKGLAIITPYPEMGFDVDLPEHVDLAKRFLKN
- the rho gene encoding transcription termination factor Rho translates to MINDNNQVEIYPEEKEGERRKTELQYSLADLKSKTNTELNDISQRLGITSSSRKRKNELIYEILRKATESKGYIFSEGVLEITTDGYGFLRTSDDFTPCENDVYVSPSQIKRFALSSGDKVAGQIRPPKEGERYYALLRIEAINDEDPEQAKKRPLFENLTPIFPNEQFILETISDEISTRIIDIFSPLGMGQRGLIVSPPKAGKTILLEKIANGITHNHPEAVLIVLLVDERPEEVTHMERSVRGSVIASTFDQKPDNHIRVADLTLERAKRLVEEGKDVVILLDSITRLARANNLVVPNTGKTLSGGIDSSALHWPKRFFGAARNIEEGGSLTILATALIDTGSRMDEVIYEEFKGTGNMELHLSRALSEIRIFPAIDIHRSGTRREELLLKKEDLDRIWMLRKLLANVEPQEGVQMVIDRMRNTKSNREFFKAIDQVIRTSR
- the rpmE gene encoding 50S ribosomal protein L31, producing MKSGIHPVYQETKISCACGNTFTTKSTKSPEIKIEICAQCHPFFTGQKRLLDTTGRVEKFRAKYGDNY
- the thyX gene encoding FAD-dependent thymidylate synthase, with translation MNVTLIAHTPDPENIIAQAARTCYGTAAKASLGKMAQQRLIRELVKRGHESVLEHACFTFSVEGISRTASHQLVRHRLASFSQQSQRYVRLDPPAFIMPSSITLDPQASALFSEACQTLTNTYQKLIGLNIPREDARLILPQAVTTSLVMTVNARELLHIFRVRLCRRAQWEIQEVCLLILEIVEKLAPAVFQEAGPPCVHGPCPEGEKGCRHPWIRRLS
- a CDS encoding DUF1385 domain-containing protein, which encodes MNRKPCPNVGGQAVIEGVMMRSPWRIAISVRRPNGEIITSVKDQIPLVKKHKLLGLPIIRGVVNLVDSLVIGFRALSYSATMALEEENEKMSGTDMTLAMLLAFGLFVGLFIVLPAFLTGLVGNRIQSLVLFNLLEGLIRIGIFILYLLFMSLLKDIRRVFEYHGAEHKTIYSFENGDEVTLDSVRNYQTAHPRCGTNWLIVVMVISIFIFSLLGRPGLIMRVVSRIIVIPLVAGLAYEVIKLLARHQNNAFAYVLALPGLLLQKITTKEPDEKQLEVAMTALRESVQGKCDHVES
- the prfA gene encoding peptide chain release factor 1 translates to MWRAKVEEMLERYRGLSKEMVDPEVAFEFHRYQRTARALSELEAVVQAYEQYQFIEGKLTEDKNLLKSENDPDLRMLLEEEITVLSKQLQDAEEGIKELLVPRDQRDDKDILVEIRAGTGGEEAGLFSGDLFRMYSRYAESKGWKVELMSSNPTELGGFKEAIFAVEGKGAFSRFKYESGAHRVQRVPLTEAGGRIHTSTATVAVLAEADEVAADIKAEDVRFDVYRSSGPGGQSVNTTDSAVRVTHVPSGLVVTCQDEKSQHKNKAKALRILRARLQDLELKKQKDEIDRERKIQIGTGERSERIRTYNFPQNRVTDHRINLTLYRLEAVLEGDLDEIIDSLANEEKLRALARVM
- the prmC gene encoding peptide chain release factor N(5)-glutamine methyltransferase, with the translated sequence MKQLVRDAWRSGVRLLKECGIPHPSRETRWLLSAILNIEPTRLHLYWDQPFSSESGQVFKRMLTGRSRGIPLQYVIGTWEFMSCPLSVREGVFIPRLDTESWVEEVISWAQSAPSRGKVRLLDLCCGSGTIACACAFWIPRLMALGVDISEEAIRLARQNARQLGIEARTQFLVSDLFEVFRNQRRASFDLVLSNPPYIREDEWETLPDGVRFYEPKQALIGGPDGLEVIRRILDEGRDFLEKDGIMVIEHAPGQAVMLQEMLSQDLVLEFRRTITDLTGQPRATMIGHREIRKGAAAGEASGMG
- a CDS encoding cytidine/deoxycytidylate deaminase family protein, which produces MRRPEWDEYFMAIAQLVSSRSTCVRRQVGSVLVKDKRILATGYNGAPALLSHCTAETCLRSMDNVPSGVRQELCRGLHAEQNVIIQAALHGVGTRGAILYCTHKPCVLCAKMIINSGVIRIVYQNSYPDPFGDSLLSEAGIEMCLFSGEAL